In Nocardioides cavernae, a single genomic region encodes these proteins:
- the truA gene encoding tRNA pseudouridine(38-40) synthase TruA, producing MRLRIDCAYDGAEFSGWATQPGRRTVQGTLEAALATALRVPEVRVTVAGRTDAGVHARGQVAHVDVDPEVVAASAGRSTEPPPQALARRVDGILPPDLRVRRVVEAPVGFDARFSAVWRRYAYRVADAQELADPLVRGHVLTWGRPLDLDAMNEASAPLVGLRDFASFCKQREGATTVRTLLDLDWRRDDAGLVVGSVRADAFCHNMVRALVGCLLAVGEGRQPAAWPAEVMAGRRRDQGVRVVHAHGLTLEEVGYPDDDELAAQAERARARREAIDD from the coding sequence GTGCGCCTGCGGATCGACTGTGCCTACGACGGCGCCGAGTTCTCCGGCTGGGCGACCCAGCCCGGGCGTCGTACGGTCCAGGGGACGCTCGAGGCCGCGCTGGCCACCGCGCTGCGGGTGCCCGAGGTGCGGGTGACCGTGGCCGGCCGGACCGATGCCGGCGTCCACGCGCGCGGCCAGGTGGCGCACGTCGACGTCGACCCCGAGGTGGTCGCCGCGTCCGCGGGGCGCTCGACCGAGCCGCCCCCGCAGGCCCTCGCCCGGCGCGTGGACGGGATCCTGCCGCCCGACCTGCGCGTACGACGGGTGGTCGAGGCGCCTGTGGGGTTCGACGCCCGCTTCTCCGCGGTCTGGCGGCGCTACGCCTACCGCGTCGCCGACGCCCAGGAGCTCGCCGACCCGCTCGTGCGCGGCCACGTGCTGACCTGGGGTCGCCCGCTCGACCTCGACGCGATGAACGAGGCGTCCGCGCCGCTGGTGGGCCTGCGCGACTTCGCCTCCTTCTGCAAGCAGCGGGAGGGGGCGACCACCGTCCGCACGCTGCTCGACCTCGACTGGCGGCGCGACGACGCCGGTCTCGTCGTCGGCTCGGTGCGTGCCGACGCCTTCTGCCACAACATGGTGCGCGCCCTGGTCGGCTGCCTCCTCGCGGTCGGCGAGGGCCGGCAGCCCGCCGCGTGGCCGGCCGAGGTGATGGCCGGTCGCCGACGCGACCAGGGCGTGCGCGTGGTGCACGCCCACGGCCTCACGCTGGAGGAGGTCGGCTACCCCGACGACGACGAGCTCGCTGCCCAGGCCGAGCGCGCCCGAGCCCGACGAGAGGCGATCGATGACTGA
- a CDS encoding TIGR03086 family metal-binding protein: MALPDAPASRHDLVAGEFSRLVAGTTDWSAPAPVEGWTARDVVDHLVTWFPGFLSAGGVDLPSGPSTADDPVGAWRHHADAVQALVEERGAESFTHPYIGPGQLDTTVDRFYTADVFMHSWDLARATGQEARLDEDEAATMLAGMEPIEQMLRDSGQYGPAVQVPDDAPVVDRLMGFIGRDPAWRPDDGGTP, from the coding sequence ATGGCACTTCCCGACGCCCCGGCCAGCCGCCACGACCTGGTGGCCGGGGAGTTCTCCCGGCTGGTGGCCGGCACCACCGACTGGTCGGCTCCCGCCCCGGTCGAGGGCTGGACGGCACGCGACGTGGTCGACCACCTGGTGACCTGGTTCCCCGGGTTCCTGTCCGCGGGCGGCGTCGACCTGCCGTCCGGCCCGTCCACCGCCGACGACCCCGTCGGCGCGTGGCGGCACCACGCCGACGCCGTGCAGGCGCTGGTCGAGGAGCGTGGCGCGGAGTCATTCACGCACCCCTACATCGGCCCCGGGCAGCTGGACACCACGGTCGACCGCTTCTACACCGCCGACGTCTTCATGCACTCCTGGGACCTCGCCCGCGCGACGGGTCAGGAGGCGCGGCTCGACGAGGACGAGGCCGCCACCATGCTGGCCGGCATGGAGCCCATCGAGCAGATGCTCCGCGACTCCGGTCAGTACGGGCCCGCAGTCCAGGTGCCCGACGACGCGCCCGTCGTCGACCGGCTGATGGGCTTCATCGGTCGCGATCCCGCTTGGCGCCCCGACGACGGAGGCACCCCATGA
- a CDS encoding ArsR/SmtB family transcription factor — protein sequence MTDQLSRVFAALADPTRRDMVARLTEGDHTVNDLAAPYDVSLQAVSKHLKVLEDAGLVTRTREAQRRPVHLEAEVFDLMTKWIERYRQQAEERFSRLDAVLAAMDEQDNPTTGIRTEGTAS from the coding sequence GTGACCGACCAGCTCTCCCGTGTCTTCGCCGCACTGGCCGACCCGACCCGTCGGGACATGGTGGCCCGCCTCACCGAGGGCGACCACACGGTCAACGACCTGGCCGCGCCCTACGACGTGAGCCTGCAGGCCGTCTCCAAGCACCTCAAGGTGCTCGAGGACGCCGGCCTGGTGACGCGGACCCGGGAGGCGCAGCGACGCCCCGTGCACCTGGAAGCCGAGGTGTTCGACCTCATGACGAAGTGGATCGAGCGCTACCGCCAGCAGGCCGAGGAGCGCTTCTCGCGCCTCGACGCCGTACTGGCAGCGATGGACGAGCAGGACAACCCCACCACCGGAATCCGTACGGAAGGAACCGCATCATGA
- a CDS encoding dihydrofolate reductase family protein has product MSTVVMNNVVSLDGFIADLHDDPGPLFEWYFNGDRTLAAQDMDDPAPGGLRVSQTSYDYVRPVWDSIGSMVIGRHLFDITNGWEGRPPAGDHVVVVSHRPRPEGWHPEASYHFVDDVTAAIATARELAGERTVSVAAGDVGGQALALGLVDEVAMDVVPVVFGTGKRYFGSVETQHLLDDPEVVIQGDRVLHLRFKVRGPRT; this is encoded by the coding sequence ATGAGCACTGTGGTGATGAACAACGTGGTCTCGCTGGACGGGTTCATCGCCGACCTGCACGACGATCCGGGCCCCCTGTTCGAGTGGTACTTCAACGGGGACCGAACCCTGGCCGCACAGGACATGGACGACCCGGCGCCCGGGGGCCTGCGGGTGTCACAGACGTCGTACGACTACGTCCGACCCGTGTGGGACTCCATCGGCAGCATGGTGATCGGCCGTCACCTGTTCGACATCACCAACGGGTGGGAGGGGCGTCCTCCGGCGGGCGACCACGTGGTCGTGGTGTCGCACCGACCCAGGCCCGAGGGCTGGCACCCGGAGGCGTCGTACCACTTCGTGGACGACGTGACCGCCGCGATCGCCACCGCACGGGAGCTGGCCGGCGAACGGACGGTGTCCGTCGCGGCGGGCGACGTGGGCGGGCAGGCGCTCGCCCTCGGTCTCGTCGACGAGGTGGCCATGGACGTCGTGCCGGTGGTCTTCGGCACCGGCAAGCGCTACTTCGGCTCCGTCGAGACCCAGCACCTGCTCGACGACCCGGAGGTCGTCATCCAGGGCGACCGCGTGCTCCACCTGCGCTTCAAGGTGCGCGGCCCTCGCACCTGA
- a CDS encoding SRPBCC family protein, with translation MTTTQNRDTRYTEAAIEADAKVPAIHIWRDFDASPSQLFRAHTDPQLFARWSGPSSVGAEITEWDAREGGCWRYTARGIDGRDEFETSFHGCFHTVREDRIVQTFTWDGMPDSVALETMTFEDLGDGRTRLHAVSLCDSFEDRDAWLRSGMEVGVNDGYAAIDRLLAEGAL, from the coding sequence ATGACCACCACGCAGAACCGCGACACCCGCTACACCGAGGCCGCGATCGAGGCGGACGCGAAGGTCCCCGCCATCCACATCTGGCGCGACTTCGACGCGAGCCCCTCCCAGCTCTTCCGGGCCCACACCGACCCCCAGCTCTTCGCGCGATGGAGCGGGCCCAGCAGTGTCGGTGCCGAGATCACCGAGTGGGACGCACGTGAAGGCGGGTGCTGGCGCTACACCGCCCGCGGGATCGACGGGCGCGACGAGTTCGAGACGTCCTTCCACGGCTGCTTCCACACCGTGCGCGAGGACCGCATCGTGCAGACCTTCACCTGGGACGGCATGCCCGACAGCGTCGCGCTGGAGACGATGACCTTCGAGGACCTCGGCGACGGACGCACCCGGCTCCACGCGGTGAGCCTCTGCGACTCGTTCGAGGACCGCGACGCCTGGCTGCGCAGCGGCATGGAGGTCGGCGTCAACGACGGCTACGCAGCCATCGACCGCCTCCTCGCCGAAGGCGCTCTCTGA